One region of Leucoraja erinacea ecotype New England chromosome 10, Leri_hhj_1, whole genome shotgun sequence genomic DNA includes:
- the LOC129700847 gene encoding selenoprotein Pb-like, which translates to MGLQRSLLIILVGAAITLAAANNDTRICQVAPHWEIGNQSPMEQLSGQLVVVALLKASUQFCLTQAAKLGILRDKLSLQGLKNIHYIIVNEKTLESRAMYWKLKLKTPKNITVYQQSAFQPDVWRILRGNKDDFLIYDRCGKLTFHITSPYSYLNFRYVEAAIMATYNTDYCGNCMGSSTTLEATSYISTGPNWEYSQHHSRSLK; encoded by the exons ATGGGATTGCAGCGATCATTACTCATCATTCTTGTGGGGGCAGCAATCACTCTGGCAGCAGCAAACAATGACACCAGAATCTGTCAGGTGGCTCCTCACTGGGAGATTGGAAACCAAAGTCCAATGGAGCAGCTGTCTGGGCAACTGGTTGTGGTGGCCCTTCTCAAAGCAAGCTGACAGTTCTGCCTAACGCAGGCTGCTAA attagGCATTTTGCGTGACAAGCTTTCCCTTCAAGGCTTGAAGAATATACATTATATTATCGTGAATGAGAAAACACTTGAATCCAGGGCCATGTATTGGAAACTCAAACTGAAAACTCCCAAGAATATCACTGTTTATCAGCAATCAGCGTTTCAACCTGATGTTTGGCGCATCCTGAGGGGGAACAAGGATGACTTCCTCATCTATGATAG ATGTGGCAAATTGACCTTTCATATCACATCTCCATACAGCTACCTTAACTTTCGCTATGTTGAAGCGGCAATCATGGCTACATATAACACAGATTACTGTGGGAACTGCATGGGCAGCAGTACCACTCTGGAG GCGACCAGCTACATCTCAACTGGACCCAACTGGGAATATTCTCAACATCATTCCAGGAGCTTGAAATAA